The Gigantopelta aegis isolate Gae_Host chromosome 3, Gae_host_genome, whole genome shotgun sequence genome segment tacccattgagcccttaagaactagctctgggttgaagccattactgggctgtctgtccaggacagtgggttagttggttagtggttagtgagagaggagagggtgtagtggccttacacctacccattgagcccttaagaactagctctgggttgaagccattactgggctgtctgttacagtgggttagttggttagtggttagtgagagaggagagggtgtagtggccttacacctacccattgagcccttaagaactagctctgggttgaagccattactgggctgtctgtccaggacagtgggttagttggttagtggttagtgagagaggagagggtgtagtggccttacacctacccattgagcccttaagaactagctctgggttgaagccattactgggctgtctgtccaggacagtgggttagtcggttagtggttagtgagagagagagggtgtagtggccttacacctacccattgagcccttaagaactagctctgggttgaagccattactgggctgtctgtccaggacagtgggttagttggttagtggttagtgagagaggagagggtgtagtggccttacacctacccattgagcccttaagaactagctctgggttgaagccattactgggctgtctgtccaggacagtgggttagttggttagtggttagtgagagaggagagggtgtagtggccttacacctacccattgagcccttaagaactagctctgggttgaagccattactgggctgtctgtccagggcagtgggttagttggttagtggttagtgagagaggagagggtgtagtggccttacacctacccattgagcccttaagaactagctctgggttgaagccattactgggctgtctgtccaggcggtgggttagttggttagtggttagtgagagaggagagggtgtagtggccttacacctacccattgagcccttaagaactagctctgggttgaagccattactgggctgtctgtccagggcggtgggttagttggttagtggttagtgagagaggagagggtgtagtggccttacacctacccattgagcccttaagaactagctctgggttgaagccattactgggctgtctgtccaggacagtgggttagttggttagtggttagtgagagaggagagggtgtagtggccttacacctacccattgagcccttaagaactagctctgggttgaagccattactgggctgtctgtccaggacagtgggttagttggttagtggttagtgagagaggagagggtgtagtggccttacacctacccattgagcccttaagaactagctctgggttgaagccattactgggctgtctgtccaggacagtgggttagttggttagtggttagtgagagaggagagggtgtagtggccttacacctacccattgagcccttaagaactagctctgggttgaagccattactgggctgtctgtccaggacagtgggttagttggttagtggttagtgagagaggagagggtgtagtggccttacacctacccattgagcccttaagaactagctctgggttgaagccattactgggctgtctgtccaggacagtgggttagttggttagtggttagtgagagaggagagggtgtagtggccttacacctacccattgagcccttaagaactagctctgggttgaagccattactgggctgtctgtccaggacagtgggttagttggttagtggttagtgagagaggagagggtgtagtggccttacacctacccattgagcccttaagaactagctctgggttgaagccattactgggctgtctgtccaggacgtagtgggttagttggttagtggttagtgagagaggagagggtgtagtggccttacacctacccattgagcccttaagaactagctctgggttgaagccattactgggctgtctgtccaggacagtgggttagtcggttagtggttagtgagagaggagagggtgtagtggccttacacctacccattgagcccttaagaactagctctgggttgaagccattactgggctgtctgtccaggacagtgggttagttggttagtggttagtgagagaggagagggtgtagtggccttacacctacccattgagcccttaagaactagctctgggttgaagccattactgggctgtctgtccagggcagtgggttagttggttagtggttagtgagagaggagagggtgtagtggccttacacctacccattgagcccttaagaactagctctgggttgaagccattactgggctgtctgtccagggcggtgggttagttggttagtggttagtgagagaggagagggtgtagtggccttacacctacccattgagcccttaagaactagctctgggttgaagccattactgggctgtctgtccagggcggtgggttagttggttagtggttagtgagagaggagagggtgtagtggccttacacctacccattgagcccttaagaactagctctgggttgaagccattactgggctgtctgtccagggcggtgggttagttggttagtggttagtgagagaggagagggtgtagtggccttacacctacccattgagcccttaagaactagctctgggttgaagccattactgggctgtctgtccaggacggtgggttagttggttagtggttagtgagagaggagagggtgtagtggccttacacctacccattgagcccttaagaactagctctgggttgaagccattactgggctgtctgtccaggacagtgggttagttggttagtggttagtgagagaggagagggtgtagtggccttacacctacccattgagcccttaagaactagctctgggttgaagccattactgggctgtctgtccaggacagtgggttagttggttagtggttagtgagagaggagagggtgtagtggccttacacctacccattgagcccttaagaactagctctgggttgaagccattactgggctgtctgtccaggacagtgggttagttggttagtggttagtgagagaggagagggtgtagtggccttacacctacccattgagcccttaagaactagctctgggttgaagccattactgggctgtctgtccaggacagtgggttagttggttagtggttagtgagagaggagagggtgtagtggccttacacctacccattgagcccttaagaactagctctgggttgaagccattactgggctgtctgtccaggacagtgggttagttggttagtggttagtgagagaggagagggtgtagtggccttacacctacccattgagcccttaagaactagcTCTGAACTAGCTCTGGNNNNNNNNNNNNNNNNNNNNNNNNNNNNNNNNNNNNNNNNNNNNNNNNNNNNNNNNNNNNNNNNNNNNNNNNNNNNNNNNNNNNNNNNNNNNNNNNNNNNNNNNNNNNNNNNNNNNNNNNNNNNNNNNNNNNNNNNNNNNNNNNNNNNNNNNNNNNNNNNNNNNNNNNNNNNNNNNNNNNNNNNNNNNNNNNNNNNNNNNTGGCAAAAAGACTTCGGACTATTTATAAATAGTGTGCAGTGATGTTGTTCACTTTTGTGTCTACTGTGATAATCGTGCAGTTTTTCGGAAATAGAACCGTAAGAGTTGATGACGTAACCACAGGCGAAAAGTCTGCTTCTTCTAGAGGATCAAACAGGACGGCAACTTCAATATTCAAAGCAACACCACAAACAGATCTACCTGTAGATGGTCCAAAATTAAAAGCGCATCCATTTCGCTATATTTTGAATCCCGACACTTTCTGCAGCAAAAAGGATATATACATCATAACATACGTTCACAGTGCACCGAACAATTTCGAGAAACGAGACGCAATTAGTCAGACCTGGGGCAGAAGGAAGTATTATCTGAACAAAAGGGTTGAGTTAGTTTTTATCCTGGGACAAGTCGCAGACACAAGAGTGATGACGTCAGTGAGGAATGAGTCGGGTATCCATGGCGACATAGTCCAGAAGGATTTCGTTGACAGTTATCATAACTTGACCTACAAGGCGATCGCTGCATTGAAGTCCACGTTTTGTAGACAAGCtgtgtatgttttaaaaacagacgATGACATTTTCGTAAATTTTTACGTGTTTATCAGATATACACTGTCGACTGTTGAGTTTCGTTATGGTAGGACAAGGTTGATTCTCTGCCATGTCTGGGTGGACATGGAGGTGATACGCGACCAACAATCTAAATAGTACCTGTCTAAACAAGATTTTTCGCCAGACGTCTTTCCGCCATATTGTTCCGGATCTGCTTATTTAATGAGCCCTGAGGTGATACGCGACCAACAATCTAAATGGTACCTGTCTAAAGAAGATTTTTCGCCAGACTTCTTTCCGAATCTGAACATCACACACAGACCGTTCAACGCTGGATACAGTTTTTACGCTTCTCGTTTTGAGAAACAGTTAAAAACTGACGAATACTATGACGTTGCTATCTTTCTAATAGACAAGCTTCAAAGGATGTTCCTTCTATGGAACACCGTAATTGCAACGGAAAAGTAAAGGTGGTAACAAGGACATTTGAAATACTGATATTAGTATTCTTCAAGGCTTATCTTACCAAGGACATTTCAAACAATGATATTATCATTCTCCAAGACTTATCTTAGCAAGGACatttcaaacactgatattagGATTCTTCAAGGCTTATCTTACCAAGGACatttcaaacactgatattagtGTTCTTCAAGGCTTATCTTACCAAGGACATTTCAAACACTGATATGAGTATTCTTCAAGACTTAATCTTACCAAGGACatttcaaacactgatattagtaTTCGTCAAGACTTAATCTTACCAAGGACatttcaaacactgatattagtaTTCGTCAAGTCCTATTTTACCAAGGACatttcaaacactgatattagtaTTCTTCAAGGCTTATCTTACCAAGGACatttcaaacactgatattagtaTTCTTCAAGACTTATCTTACCAAGGACatttcaaacactgatattagtaTTCTTCAAGACGTATCTTACCAAGGACatttcaaacactgatattagtaTTATTCAAGATTTATCTTACCAAGGACatttcaaacactgatattagtaTTCTTCAAGACTTATCTTACCAAGGACatttcaaacactgatattagtaTTCTTCAAGACGTATCTTACCAAGGACatttcaaacactgatattagtaTTATTCAAGATTTATCTTACCAAGGACatttcaaacactgatattcgatTTTAGATATACCTTTTTTCTCGTAGTGGAAAATATACAATGAAAATAGGCATAAAAGGTatcaattaattataattagttAAGTTCACCATCAAGAACTAAAGaagacattaattaattatttaaacaggcCAACAGAACAGATGTGCATGATTAGAATGAAAGTActattttatgttattaaaaGTAGTCATGTCTATCAATTATTGCTAGTTCTACAACTTGTCATTTCTGCTAACTAATATTAATTGTGAAAATCAGTAAAGTAAGTTGCGAATCAGGTGTCAAATCAACTAGGGGTCACAAAGCTGTGAAGCTGGCGGGTGGTGTAATATTgcaattatttatattgttataacTGGCAGGGGCGAATGCAGAGTGAAATCAAAAAGGGGTCGTAACGAGGCTGTGAAGCTGGCGTGTGGGGAAGGGTGGGTGGTGTAATATTGCAATTATTTATATTGTCATAACCGACAGGGATGGATCCAGTGTCATATCAAGCAGGGGTCTCAATAAGGCTATGCAGCTGGCGGGTGGGTAATGTAATATTGCAATCATTTATATTGTCATAACAGGCAGGGGCGAATCCGGAGTGAAATCAAGAAGCGGTCGTAACAAGGCTATGAAGCTGGCGGGTGGGGAAGGTTGGGTGgtataatattacaattatttatattCTCCGATTCGTGTTGCACGTCACATCCGCTGACCTTCACCCTAGCAACCAGTGAACTGGGTGAAAACAAATGGCTCATTTACACTGAATCGCATATCAGTGTTACACATTTTTGTCCAGTGAGAAACAGCACCTCTATTTTCAATTCTGTCAGTAGTGTCGTTATACTATAACTACACCTGAACATGAtatattgtgaaataaaaatagtttattgttaattttacttAAAGTTgccatatacatatattcatattgCACATGCATAAACATGCGTGTGCATGTTATTGAATATTTCCTATGTTTCATGTGAGAGTCGATAGtaaaaagaacattttattttcaaaatcttaattagcgatatttctagtcattttaaaattgattagctGTTTGCTACCAATCAAAATATCAAAAGTGTTGCTTAAGTCCCCTCCcctccaaaataaaataaaataaaaataataaatcaggCGCTCTGTGGGTCCGAACATAGGCCCCTTCCCACAAGAAAGCGGCACTACAAATTTCCAATTGCCATGTTAAAAAttccccatatatatatatatatatatatgcatcattGAGTGgcctgaaccccccccccccccccccccccaccaagtAGTGCTAATTTCCCGAATCACATCAGGCATGGGACACTGGCAACACATCGTGGATAAATCCCTCAATGTCTAATGTACGTTTTTTTGTCCAGCTCTATGGAAAAAGGTAAacaaaaagaagtgttttagcCTAACCTTGCATTTGTAACAgcaaaaacctgtttttatattttacaacgtCGTAAAGGCGTAATAAATTATATGTCTGTCAATATTTCTGCCAGAacgaaatgtttgggtatggcgctatgaaattgaatggaACCACAATCAGCAGGGGGTATGGAGGGGAGTGTGTCTCCCCCAGAAGCAAAATgtgttacgtttagggttagggttagtagtATATTTTATACGTGGCGGGGACAACAATAGAATACAATGGAAACGCCACCATGCACCGCCAAAACAATGGGGAACGCCACCAATACACTGGGTGCATACCTGTTATCTTTCAAGGTCATACCTGTTATCTTTCAAGGTCATGTAGATTATGTTTCAAGGTCATGCAGATTATTTTTCAAGGCCATGTAGATGATTATGTTTCAGGGCTATCTTTCAAGGTCATGTCAGTTCATTTGGTGTATAGCTGTTATCTGTCAAGTggtttatttatagttatttttaaacactcttttgtgtttgtaatttgtttgtgaGCACGAGGACGATGGGTACAAAGCAGTTTGAAAGGTTTTATCTGTGGGGAAACGTGTGTTTTTGAATGGTTTCATTTATAGgtgttatgaaataatatttttttataggaAAACCAGTTCAAACCGGTTCGATTCGTTcaaattataataaagaaagtataattatattcattgtgtttgcGAGATAAACACTAACGATAAGAAACAAGATGTCTATTTCAGTTGGAAATACGTTTTGTTTATAGTATTTTGTAAAGGGTTACGTCAAGCATtaacaaaacatataaatagGAAAGACGATAGTACAGAGAATTCATTGCAATGGTAGACCACGAACAGGTAGAACAACTTTCTCGAAGTGTTTCTAAATCTGAAAGTTGGAGACTGTTTGGACGACGTGTTGTTACAACGGAGACAGTGTTTTTTACACAGATAGTAGTCCTGTACATTGTGATCATAACATGTATGATCAATTTGTCACTGGATCGTGGAAACTCGAACTTGTGGACCGCTTTACTTAGCAGTTCCCttggttattttgttttaccaccttggtgtattactccacctaaaattgtgtttcatctttcgcatctaaagaaagatcgtacagatgctgtgtacaaacagtttttcatggaaattcaggacaagCACCGtcattacattcctgtgtatacagatggatcacgggataggaattctgtggcttgtgctacagtttttccatcagacacaatactttccatgagactgcctgactcggcatcaatctttagtgctgaagtttgggcagtcattaaagccttagaagaaataaaaGATTCTAATGCATCGAAgtgtattatttttactgactcactttcgtgtctccaagctttacgcaatatgaagctggaccatcccttaattgggatggtgatacgaaagtgtgtctttttatctattgccacaattgtttttgcatttaccatagtttgacacccaatagccgatgtatttttcgtgctggggtgtcgttaaacattcattcattgattcattcagtcagtcagtcagaccCCGCCCCctaacattttgtaaacaacatgttttaacaaaactgacatttatcaccaattgtAGGACTGGTAGTATTATCTGTGATActaaaagttgggtgcacttcgaactttgacgcGGTTAGAtgcccttaaagggacattcctgagctgtatattaaacgtatttctgatcgttctaatatttgtactaggttaattttcattttatttcccaaaagatattttttcgtacgtacgaaattatttgaagacaaaatccactttgggcttcttacaaatattaagacgcccagaaacacatttaatatacagatactgatattcaaaacaagaaaatacatttaatatgtaagtttaatcgtagaaatattttattagtcggaaacatcttacaatgcagcaaactcaggaatgtccctttaaatatactgCTACCATACTACATGAAGTGGAACGTAgtcgtttgtttttgtttgttattttgttgcagattttgtttttagcaatGCATCTGGATTGTATTCTCCAGgtcttttcttttctcaatCTACTATTGTGTTTAGGGTGGGGGggccaatgggctatttcttccTTCACCCagtgaataaagttaaattgtcacattgatttactaatcatcggccattgggtgtcaaacatttggttattctgacatagccttagagaggaaacccactacattttcccattagtagcaagggatgttttatatgcatcatcccagacagcATAGCATATtacacagccgttgatataccagtcgtggtgcactggctggaacgagaaatagcaggATGGGTTCACCCACGAGCGaatgcaccacggctggtatatcaaaagacgtggtatgtactatactgtatgtgggatgatgtatataaaagatcccttgctactatttgtaaaatgtagcggattcCTTTCTATGATTATattgtcacaattaccaaatatttaacattcaatagccgattattaataaatcaatgtactctagtggtgtcgataaacaaacaaactttaaagggatattcctgagtttgctgcattgcaagatatttccgactaataaaatatttctacgattaaacttacatattaaatatattttcttgttttgaatatcagtgttcAAAACTGGGtcagcacgcaagtcttacttgcaaatgctagatcctatacacagccagggacttaggctttgtcttggtgctttcaaaacatctcctgtggatagcttgtacgtcgatgcacgccaatctaattaaaattagctccactattacatgtggatctaagcagccagttggagctcatgtccaccaatcaaaaccttacttgcagaatcatggcagtgatttgaaaataatttgaaaacattccgaattatcctgagggtatacatgtttcgtgtgaattacgaatgccttaaaacatgttttattttataaaataaataatttgtaatgtaaatctgaagactgataacccatcccgtacctATTGGtgtggttcgctgtactgcggccactaaaatagactcgcccgatatttttagaatttgtatgctcccaaataacgttataaaaggcgaagtgtgattggtcaatatttaaattattatttacagacgaaatgttacttggacattggagactacgcagtgttgttagcaatctgattaaaatagttctactggtctaattaaggcattcgtaattcacatgaaacatgtcgtataccctcaggataattcgaaatgttttcaaattattttcaaatcactggcatgattctgcacacgaacctagtttgggtgctagacgtgcaaagcgttctctgcagtatgcttcaaagattaaatcaatgccaaaacatcccgcacacaatgcggtgtttgataacaaatatatgaagttattcgatgcgaaaccgaatgcgattcgaacatttggtcttcgcattaagcagtttatcagtttccaacattgatttaacagacattttggaaacgccttcatattttattttgccatcttgatgtatcaaaccaccaaaaattgtatttgatctttTGCATCTTAAAAAGGATCGCACTGATGcagttatatataaacaacatttcatggaaatccaagagaggtattgtgattacattcctgtttacacagacggtcaacgggatgggaattctgtggcttgtgctacagttttcccatcagacgcaataatttccgtgagattgcccgattcagcatcaatctttactgctgaaattttgGCAAtgattaaagccctggaacagattaaggattcatgtgcatccaagtatattatttttcacagactcgctttcgtgtctccaagctctacagtacatggaATTGCAGCATTCCTTAGCTGGGATGGTGATACaaaattgccaataaagatgttatattttgttgggtacccagccatgttggcattaagggtaatGAAAAGGGAAATGTTGCTGCCAaatctgctttgaacttgccccgtgtccatgttggtgtcccctacagtgattttaaattttatattaaccaatatatcttttcgacttgccaagacgattgggacggtgcggttgcaaacaagcttcattctgtcaaggcagtcatcctacaggcggtgcaggaaggatgaagtagtctttgtGCCGTGCcggcatcggccatacatatttgacacattcatttattttaaagggacattcctgagtttgctgcattataagatgtttccgacttataaaatagttctacgattaaacttacatattaaatatattttcttgtttagaatatcagtgtctgtatattcaatgtttttctggtcgttttaatatttttaagaagcccaaactggattttgtcttcaaaaaata includes the following:
- the LOC121367456 gene encoding LOW QUALITY PROTEIN: beta-1,3-galactosyltransferase 5-like (The sequence of the model RefSeq protein was modified relative to this genomic sequence to represent the inferred CDS: substituted 1 base at 1 genomic stop codon), whose protein sequence is MLFTFVSTVIIVQFFGNRTVRVDDVTTGEKSASSRGSNRTATSIFKATPQTDLPVDGPKLKAHPFRYILNPDTFCSKKDIYIITYVHSAPNNFEKRDAISQTWGRRKYYLNKRVELVFILGQVADTRVMTSVRNESGIHGDIVQKDFVDSYHNLTYKAIAALKSTFCRQAVYVLKTDDDIFVNFYVFIRYTLSTVEFRYGRTRLILCHVWVDMEVIRDQQSKXYLSKQDFSPDVFPPYCSGSAYLMSPEVIRDQQSKWYLSKEDFSPDFFPNLNITHRPFNAGYSFYASRFEKQLKTDEYYDVAIFLIDKLQRMFLLWNTVIATEK